In Armatimonadota bacterium, the following proteins share a genomic window:
- a CDS encoding transglutaminase domain-containing protein, producing the protein MVLGSLHRMRLWFAAAFALLAVGAFAQTEWLGIYLQGQKVGYSVSKTTTDSKPGREVQTTESKMVIGTQMLGSEMKIIVDSSVTVENGKIARSYYKMASGGRTMEVNAVYSAKQIAASLVTESGEEQKTISIPAGKQVLTDPTDLLVSGRLPPPGKKLEVLLFSPESLDLVSATVEVRPSQEVMVQGRKVQAQVVFVDDPRAPSTLYLSAKGDLIKMTGPLGIEMVPETEEEAKKFSGSAEIDLAAASRLTPDKQVSWDDQKVVLEFSGIDLSQMPSDGRQKVAKSGGNWLVTLTPDRAANPGTTVAAARLAQPEWVKADTRVPVNDPAILSLAAEIAGGEKTVAGVAKRVHAYVFGHMGVNAGIGVMRDAREILKTKEGVCRDHAILAGTLLRAAGVPTRFANGLVLYAGSYYYHAWVEYWDGDGWVGLDTTRPALTLGTGYIKTSQGTVGQALQGFLLEGATVRVVTH; encoded by the coding sequence ATGGTTTTAGGATCATTGCACCGGATGCGGCTGTGGTTTGCCGCGGCATTTGCCTTGTTGGCGGTTGGGGCGTTTGCCCAGACCGAATGGCTCGGCATTTATTTGCAAGGCCAAAAGGTGGGATACAGCGTCAGCAAGACCACTACCGATTCCAAACCTGGGCGGGAAGTGCAAACAACCGAATCCAAAATGGTGATCGGCACCCAGATGTTGGGGAGCGAGATGAAGATCATTGTGGATAGTTCGGTGACGGTGGAGAACGGAAAGATCGCCCGCAGCTATTACAAAATGGCGAGCGGGGGGAGGACGATGGAAGTCAATGCGGTCTATTCAGCCAAACAGATTGCCGCATCGCTCGTCACCGAATCCGGGGAAGAGCAAAAAACCATCTCGATTCCGGCGGGCAAGCAGGTCTTGACCGATCCCACGGACTTATTGGTTTCTGGCCGCCTCCCGCCGCCGGGCAAAAAATTGGAAGTCTTGTTGTTCAGCCCCGAGAGCCTGGACTTGGTGAGCGCGACGGTAGAAGTTCGTCCTTCACAAGAGGTGATGGTCCAGGGCCGCAAAGTGCAGGCCCAGGTTGTTTTTGTTGATGATCCGCGCGCGCCGAGCACCCTATACCTTTCCGCAAAGGGCGACCTAATCAAAATGACCGGTCCGCTGGGCATCGAGATGGTGCCGGAGACCGAGGAAGAAGCCAAAAAGTTCAGCGGGTCGGCCGAGATTGATTTGGCGGCAGCAAGCCGTCTCACGCCAGACAAGCAAGTTTCTTGGGACGATCAAAAGGTGGTTTTGGAGTTTTCGGGAATCGATCTCTCGCAAATGCCGTCCGACGGTCGGCAAAAAGTTGCCAAATCTGGCGGGAACTGGCTGGTGACCTTGACTCCGGACCGGGCAGCCAACCCAGGGACAACCGTGGCGGCGGCCCGGCTCGCGCAGCCTGAATGGGTTAAGGCCGATACCCGCGTGCCGGTCAACGACCCGGCCATCCTTAGTTTGGCAGCAGAGATCGCGGGGGGAGAGAAAACCGTTGCCGGTGTCGCCAAACGGGTTCATGCCTATGTGTTTGGCCATATGGGGGTGAATGCCGGAATCGGGGTGATGCGGGATGCCCGAGAGATCCTCAAAACCAAAGAAGGCGTGTGCCGAGACCACGCGATTTTGGCGGGAACGCTCCTGCGTGCGGCGGGTGTACCGACCCGGTTTGCCAACGGTCTGGTTCTTTACGCTGGGTCGTATTACTACCACGCTTGGGTTGAATATTGGGATGGCGACGGTTGGGTCGGCCTCGATACCACGCGCCCGGCGTTGACTTTGGGCACCGGATACATCAAAACGTCCCAAGGGACGGTGGGACAAGCTTTGCAGGGATTCCTCTTGGAAGGGGCGACCGTCCGTGTTGTGACGCACTGA
- the raiA gene encoding ribosome-associated translation inhibitor RaiA, with the protein MSIKNRDYASKKLGKLDRYFNAASRVELAHTEDKRGLHKIEVTVFADGVMLHGTENDSDLNAAIDKVADKLESRLRKFKSKLVKRHRGSGSQIPAGLADWPDSEPDLPEMSGHIAEHRSYSLKPMSLEEATLQLELTDHNFFVFRNEKSNAIEVLYRRGKGGFGVMAPAS; encoded by the coding sequence TTGTCCATAAAGAACCGCGACTACGCTTCAAAGAAGCTCGGGAAACTGGATCGCTATTTCAATGCGGCCAGCCGGGTGGAACTTGCCCACACGGAAGATAAACGCGGCCTGCACAAGATAGAGGTCACGGTTTTTGCGGACGGGGTGATGCTGCACGGCACAGAAAACGACTCCGATTTGAATGCCGCGATCGACAAGGTTGCCGACAAATTGGAATCCCGGCTGAGGAAGTTCAAGTCCAAGCTGGTCAAGCGCCACCGCGGCAGTGGGTCACAGATCCCGGCCGGATTGGCCGATTGGCCAGATTCCGAGCCTGACCTGCCCGAAATGAGCGGGCACATTGCGGAGCACCGGTCATATTCGCTAAAACCGATGAGCCTTGAAGAGGCAACGCTCCAGTTGGAGCTCACTGACCACAACTTTTTTGTGTTCCGGAACGAGAAGTCGAATGCCATCGAAGTGCTTTACCGGCGGGGCAAAGGGGGGTTCGGGGTGATGGCCCCGGCCAGCTAG
- a CDS encoding ComF family protein encodes MATILAQKAKAIPFDVVVPVPIARARRAERGFNQAELLAEGFPKHIVHRDYLKRIRYTKPQVGLSAPDRLINLRGAFVAPHPLDGAKVLLVDDVTTTGGTAIACTQALLDAGASEVRLLAFAYQEKPD; translated from the coding sequence ATGGCCACCATCCTTGCCCAAAAAGCTAAGGCCATCCCTTTTGATGTCGTCGTCCCCGTGCCCATTGCCCGGGCAAGGCGCGCCGAAAGGGGATTCAACCAAGCCGAACTGCTGGCGGAAGGGTTCCCCAAACATATCGTCCACCGCGACTATCTCAAACGGATCAGATACACCAAGCCGCAAGTAGGCCTAAGCGCTCCCGACCGGCTGATAAACCTGCGCGGCGCATTTGTTGCCCCGCACCCCCTTGACGGGGCCAAGGTGCTGCTGGTTGATGACGTCACCACGACCGGGGGAACCGCCATTGCCTGCACCCAGGCCTTGTTGGATGCCGGAGCATCCGAAGTCCGACTGCTGGCGTTTGCCTACCAAGAAAAGCCAGACTAG
- a CDS encoding 2-C-methyl-D-erythritol 2,4-cyclodiphosphate synthase translates to MGTGRVFAILAASGGSSRFGADKLELDSSSEPVWLKSYRALAESRYIDAVGVVTQAPKVARVLAQAPGAMFVVTGGATRDESVRHGLDAVPEGYEFVLVHDAARPSLSEEVIGRVVEAIRRTGAAYPAIPVTDTVRLDGELLDRSRLLAAQTPQGSRLDWLRAAMQSPSSLTDEAAYLQAAGRPVEPVAGDPANKKITYPSDTVMEHETRTGFGYDIHRFSTDPARPMWLGGVEFDDRPGLEGHSDADALLHAVVDALLGAASLGDIGVHYPPSDPQWKNCPSIRFLTETGILLSRAGWRISNIDATVVAERPRVMPRAAEIRQTIADALRIEVSRVSVKATTNEGLGAIGNSEGIAGYAVATIRR, encoded by the coding sequence GTGGGAACCGGTAGGGTTTTTGCGATTCTGGCGGCATCGGGGGGTTCCAGCCGGTTTGGGGCCGACAAGCTGGAGCTGGACAGCTCCAGCGAGCCCGTGTGGTTGAAGTCTTACCGGGCGCTCGCGGAATCGCGGTACATCGACGCCGTGGGGGTGGTCACGCAGGCCCCCAAGGTGGCCCGCGTGCTTGCACAAGCTCCCGGTGCGATGTTCGTCGTGACGGGCGGGGCGACCCGCGATGAGAGTGTGCGCCACGGCCTAGATGCTGTTCCGGAAGGGTACGAATTTGTACTCGTCCACGATGCCGCCCGCCCGAGTTTGAGCGAAGAGGTGATTGGGCGCGTTGTCGAGGCAATCCGGCGGACTGGGGCCGCCTACCCGGCGATCCCCGTCACCGACACGGTGAGGTTGGATGGTGAACTGCTAGACCGGAGCCGGCTTTTGGCCGCCCAGACCCCGCAGGGCTCCCGCTTAGACTGGCTCAGGGCAGCCATGCAGTCTCCGTCCAGCCTAACCGATGAGGCTGCCTACCTCCAAGCGGCGGGACGCCCCGTCGAACCGGTTGCCGGCGATCCGGCCAACAAGAAAATCACATACCCAAGCGACACCGTGATGGAACATGAAACCCGCACCGGATTCGGCTATGACATCCACCGGTTCAGCACCGACCCGGCGCGCCCGATGTGGCTGGGCGGGGTGGAGTTCGACGACCGTCCCGGGTTGGAGGGGCATAGCGACGCCGATGCGTTGCTCCACGCGGTGGTCGACGCATTGCTGGGGGCGGCCTCGCTTGGCGACATCGGAGTGCACTACCCACCGAGCGACCCGCAGTGGAAAAACTGCCCGTCGATTCGCTTTTTGACCGAAACCGGAATTTTGCTTTCACGGGCCGGTTGGCGTATATCAAATATAGACGCGACGGTGGTTGCAGAACGCCCGCGGGTGATGCCCAGGGCGGCGGAAATCCGGCAGACCATCGCCGATGCCCTGAGAATCGAAGTTTCGCGCGTCAGCGTCAAAGCGACCACGAACGAAGGCCTTGGGGCAATCGGAAATTCTGAGGGAATTGCCGGATATGCCGTGGCAACGATCCGCCGATGA
- a CDS encoding response regulator transcription factor codes for MPGTSRSESPRGVRLTPTEVKVLSLIAQGHSSQEAADKMVVSKRTVDFHLANIYQKLQVNNRVQALRAATRLGLIPFEPFFGHTQGES; via the coding sequence ATGCCTGGAACATCACGAAGCGAATCTCCCCGGGGCGTCAGACTGACGCCGACCGAAGTCAAAGTCTTGAGCCTGATTGCGCAAGGACACAGCAGCCAGGAAGCGGCCGACAAAATGGTCGTCTCCAAGCGCACTGTGGACTTCCATCTGGCCAACATCTACCAAAAACTGCAGGTCAACAACCGAGTTCAAGCGCTCCGCGCGGCAACCCGGCTCGGCCTCATCCCGTTTGAGCCGTTCTTCGGCCACACCCAAGGCGAATCCTAA